Genomic DNA from Solanum pennellii chromosome 3, SPENNV200:
gTGCAATGAAGGCAACTCTCAAATATTTGGCTGGCATTGCTGGCCCAAGTGGTTATGGTTCTAAAACAACTGCTGAACAGGCTACTAAAGATTTCTCTAATTCCTCTAATTCTCAACTCACTGCAATTATCACCGGTAATTACGATCtctctttttatttcaattatttgtcGTGTTTCTGAGTTTGTCGAGACGATTGTAAGACTAAGCAAATTGCTTATGTGTTTAGTTAGAAGCGAGTCTTGATAGGGCAATTATCAGTACTTGTTAAGAattctttagaaaaaaatatcattttttaatgttctttttcttcttgaaacTTTTGTTTCATTGATGTGTTGTTGTTAGAGAAAATGAGGAATTaaatggattttttttaaaaaaaaaagattttgagtGGTTAATTCTTGGATAATCAAATATTGTGAGATGTGACTATAAGCAATTTAATATTCATCATGGTTTTGGTCGACATGCATTAActctatcttcttcttttttttttttgtggagaATTTTGAAAGGAATATTCTTTGATTTGATTGTTTTACAGTATGAGACTTTTAACATAGCTTGAATTATAGATgtgttatgattttttattattattttttacaaaaaaatgtcTTATAAATCTTCAAATTGTAAagagacatgaagaggaagtaTAGTACTTTGTTGGacacttctttttcttctcacaattaattttgcaaaaaaaaaaaaaagtgagggTTAAGggatcataaattttttattaaatattcaatttgttcttctttttagtgtctctttttgtttttgtagaAAGAAAAGATATAGTTTTGTCTCTAGTTAgctatatacttaattaattgttGGTCAGATGTATAAGATTTCAATCTGGGACAATACtgaatactaatcatatgccatgatctttaattaattaattaattaacatagtAAAGTCCCAAcattaaaaatacttaaaacaacAACCCCCActacataaattaatattttaatcacCATGCATTAATTAGTGCAGAATCCAATATAGAAACCTAATTTAGTAGTATGTCATATAAAGATTAGACAAATCATCAtgatgttaattaatttaattttttattaattaattttattttattgtaaaaattaCAGGCGCAACATCAGGGATTGGAGCAGAAACAGCAAGAGTATTAGCAAAAAGGGGTGTAAGAATAGTGTTACCAGCAAGAGACTTAAAAAAAGCAGAAATTTTGAAGgaatttatacaaaaagaaaCTCCAATGGctcaaattatattattagaaATTGATTTGAGTTCATTTGCTTCAATTCAGAGATTTTGTGCTGAGTTTTTGTCTTTACAACTTCCACTTCACATCCTCatgtatgtattttattttattttttttctaaaaaaaaattaaaaaaatattttgactgatgattGGTTTGAATTTTTGTCATATAGAAATAATGCAGGGAAATTTTCACAGAAATTGGAGTTTTCTGAAGACAAAATTGAGATGACTTTTGCTACAAACTACTTAGGTAATTATCTCTAACTAGCCATACTTTGggaccatatatatatatatatatatatatatattctttatgaGTTCACTTAAAATTTGTTTCATATTAGGACGTTCCGAAAGAtaattatatatgcataatgaaaattaacaaggaaaaagaaataattgatcTATTAGAAACAAACTCTCTACCTTTTAAGATAGAAATTTTGCGTATACTTCactttgaatatattattattgtaaaagcttttgaaaaataatacaagTTACATGTATAATAAGATATTATAAAAGTTCTTTACACTAGAATGTGTGATTTTTTGATACATAGTATAGATATCTATGAAAATAGTTACTTAAATGTCAGTAGTTTGAATCCATAGTTTTGAAAGTACAACAAGTTATAGTAACAAGAATCTTAAAAAGACTAAATCCGTTAAATTATGAATTCGACTCTGATACGTATATTATTTGGCAGGTCATTTTCTATTGACAGAGTTGTTATTAGAGAAAATGGTGGAGACAGCAGAAGGGTGTGGGATTCAAGGAAGAATAGTGAATGTTACTTCAGTAGTTCATAATTGGGTGAAAAGAGATCAATTCCGTTTCTCCCAATTGCTCAATCCTAAAAAATAGTAAGTATAGTATAATAAAATCCTCCTAACATTTTAATTAgcaaatatttcatcacttaGCTTTTTATATTAGATTTAATCTGAGACAATGCTGGTGAGATTATACTGAGTAATTTATTGTTGTTATACGGGATTGATCATTACTTACTCTAACTTAGTATATAATGTGTTCCACACAGTTATAATGGTACTCGTGCATATGCTCAATCAAAATTAGCCAACATTTTACATGCAAAGGAATTGTCAAGACAACTAAAGGTAACTAATTAATTCCCTCATTACACCTTTATTTTACGAGCTTTCATTTGTATGggatttaatttctttatttccatCACGATAGATAAGACAGTAAATCAATAAATTCTTTTATAACGTAATAATAGCTAGGTTTTCTATGCATCTACCATGAATATATGTGGAGGACGATATAATAAACAaggcaaaataataatttatttagacaTCTGAACCAAGATATGTACCTATGGAATGTCTTGATCTGACTTGAAATAGGTATAACCTTTAATCTAGGCGTCTATGAAAAATTCCGACTAATTAAATCTAGAGGGAAGCTTATCTGTTATACCAATATAAGATTAATATGTTCAATTAGTTAAGCAATCAAAACATAATCAGTGTAAAAAGTGTTTAACCCTCTAGTGAAGCAATCAAAACATAGTCAATTCACcaataattttttcttgttgtggTAATTAAGCAAATCTAATCATGTAATTGGATTTTAATTTGTGCTAAGGTGTTTTTCTTACCACTCAATTACATCATTTGATTAGACAACTCACTGATAAAATTCTATGACAAAACTCAAAGACATGTAAGAAACTAGGGAATTGGATTTAGAATCATGCCAGCTTTTATTTGCACTATTAGTGCTGTACACAAAATGATATTACTTCTTTTTCCTTCATTggtcactatatatatatatattttccaataaataaataaattgttttttgtctttatatatttgtatagttGCAAATTGCAATActgaaattataattatttggtGTTGAACAGGCAAGAAATGCAAATGTAACTATCAATGCAGTCCATCCTGGAATTGTAAAAACTGGAATTATCAGAGATCACAAAGGCTTTATCACTGGTATAAtgtctttttccctttttctattttgtttggtacgacaaaaaatatttttcaattttttcatattcaaaaaaatactAATGATTTTTCCACCAGCTCCACACACCCCACTCGCCAAAAGTTTGTTAACTTGTCACGTTAAGAAATTCTTTACTTACTTATCGAACATCAGAAAAATTACTGTACCAAACACTGATAGCTATATTTACTGACTTACAttttacaaaatcataaacagatTCTCTCTATTTTATGGCATCAAAGCTTCTAAAGTCAACATCACAGGTTTGTCCACATATACTTGTCTCTTTTTACTCTATTGAATATTATCCTTTACCATTACATTCCCCATTATTCCACTACCCTCCATAGTAACCAacaaaaatcgaaaaaaaaaatttatttattttttagaaaaaaaacaataatgaggtcaatttttgttttatttttgggtATGGCAGGGTGCAGCAAGCACATGTTATGTAGCATTGAGCCCACAAACAGAAGGGATGAGTGGGAAATACTTTGCAGACTGTAATGAAAGTCACTCTTCAGTTTTAGcaaatgatgaaattgaagCTCATAAACTTTGGAAGGGTACTCGTGTTCTTATCCATAGAAGATTTCTACCACATGTAAAttcatgaagaaaaaaaaaagattagttATTGtacatgttaaattaataaaaattgatatactTTGTTGTATATccatataatatatgatgatagaTGAAAATATGATACAAGTATAGTAGTTTGTCCAGTTGTTAGCTAACTGATGGAGTACAAATGTTAAGTGGAAATAATGAAGAATCTTCTTTTAGTGGTCCATTATATATTGGTCTATATGCGTTACGACACgattttgccttttttttaGTTGGCACTTTTTGCATAATATCCAACATACACTACCACAAATCTCCCCTTTAACAAAAATCGTTTGATACGGAGATATTTTAAGATTAAATTTGGATAGTATAAATTTATCATGCACTTGTTATCTCAACTTATCTCATTGTAGAGTGTGtattaataaaatacttttgtAAGTACACATGGTCATACAATACCTACCATTTTTAATGCACTAAACCAAACAACGCATACAACTTTATCTTAAAAGGGGATCAAATTCATCACCTTTCGTTCGCATGTGCAATAAGACAatctgtatttatttttatttggataCAGAGTTTAAAGACGAAAATACTTGAAGCATGTGATCTGAAATAAGTCGAACATATGTATACCTTTAAATCATAAGGAAGGTTAATTTCAGAGACCTTCCTTCACATTTTCGCTTCCTCACATATGTATACCAAAAATTCATTAGAGATTGCCTTGTCATCAACATTGCAATATACAGCAATCCCAAATTGATACTAAAGAGAATTTACACATCCCACCAAAATGCAAAAACCAGAATAGAAGTGTTGGCAGCACACCTGTAAAAACTGTTCCACAGAGCATAAGCTCAGATAAATTGAGTATATCATATTCCAAAGCCGCACCAAAACAAGCCTGGTGAAATAAGAGATCAACGGAATGCAAAAAGAATGCAGAATCTAAGTGATCTATATTCTACATTACAAGCATTTGATGATACATTACAATgtacaaaaaggaaaagaatctGTCTTTTGAGGGGAAAAAAAAGTGGAAACATATATAGCTACAAAGATAGAAAATGACTAACTCGAAAGTCATAAGATGGATCATAGAGAAAAGTCAACAGAGCTTGGACATAAGAAATGAAGTCAGCCACCTGAACCGTTTTGCAAAGACAGCAACGCTTTGAACATTTGATCAGGTAGACATTTGACTTGCCGGTTACTGATCCTAACCTTTATGTAGAAGCAAATCAGGTTTTTGCTTATCACGACTCGAGAACTTGACGGCTAAGCAACTTCAAACGAAACTGTGCGACCATTATCATCTTTTGACCTGccaaaaagtaaattttgcaCATTAGAAACCCATGCAGTTTGAGCTGCTAGCTCAAAATTAATCCTAGTTCAATTTATGCAATGATTGTTGAAATGAAGATACTGCACACCAGGTATTTCCTGCCAAAAGAACACATTCACATGAA
This window encodes:
- the LOC107012883 gene encoding short-chain dehydrogenase TIC 32, chloroplastic — translated: MKATLKYLAGIAGPSGYGSKTTAEQATKDFSNSSNSQLTAIITGATSGIGAETARVLAKRGVRIVLPARDLKKAEILKEFIQKETPMAQIILLEIDLSSFASIQRFCAEFLSLQLPLHILINNAGKFSQKLEFSEDKIEMTFATNYLGHFLLTELLLEKMVETAEGCGIQGRIVNVTSVVHNWVKRDQFRFSQLLNPKKYYNGTRAYAQSKLANILHAKELSRQLKARNANVTINAVHPGIVKTGIIRDHKGFITDSLYFMASKLLKSTSQGAASTCYVALSPQTEGMSGKYFADCNESHSSVLANDEIEAHKLWKGTRVLIHRRFLPHVNS